The genomic window GTAAAAGATTATTGCGGATTTATTGCACCCATTTATATCTATCCTGGAGAGAATGAGATGGAAGCACTTAGTCAAGGTGGTATCCGAGTTCTTAAAGGACTGGAAACTGCGTTAGAATATTAGTAAATAGTAAAAAACCTTGCGAATGGTCTTGACCTTCGCAATGGTTGAATTTATGATACTGATTTTTAGAATAGTAAGGGGTTAGTTTGTCAAAATTAAATGTCTTGGATTTTGGAGGCAACCATTGCGGAGGTCTATCGACCATTCGCAAGGTTTTGGGTGGTGCCTGGATTTTTTGTTTATCAGCATTATTTCTGAGCAGTTGTACTGTGAAGACGCCTCCTCACAAGGCAGTAACATTTATGGTCTATATGGCTGCTGATAATAGTCTTAGTGAATTTGCCCTTACAGACATTGATGAAATGGAACGAGCACACTTTAATAATTCTGAGGCTAATGTAATTGTGCAGGCAGACCAGGCTGTATATGCAGAAAACCCTTATTGCAGGCGCTGGGAGATCGTAGCAGATAGTCTATATGATGATCAGGTGTCCTCTCCATTGATAGATGAACTGGGGGAAATTGATAGTGGCGACTGGCATTCTCTGGCTGCATTTTACAACTGGTGCGTAGATAACTATCCGGCTGAACGCTATGTGCTTTCTATCTGGTCTCATGGGAATGACTGGTACAGCTATGCTACAAATCCCAATAAATTTTGTGTTGATAGCCAGAGTAACAGTTTTATTAGTATCACCGAAGGAGAATTAGAACTCGCATTTAGGGCATTTGATGAATATCCTGATCTGGTAATCCTGGATGCATGTCACATGCAATCAATAGAAGTCCTATCAGAGATAAGTCCCTGGTGCAATTATATCAGCGGCTCAACAGATCTAATACCTGATTCAGGATACCCTTATGATGAGATCATTACAGCTGTTTGCAGAGCTTTGAACTATGATTATTCTGCTATACCAGATATATATGTGAATTCTTATAAACCAGGAGGATCTCAAAACCCTACAGGAATGCTTAATCAGGCAGTATGTGCCAGTTTGATAGAAACTGAAGTATTTAATGATGAAATCCTGAATTCTGTCGCTGAATTTGTAGTTTACTGTCTGGATCATCCTGAAGTATTCAGCGATCTGATGTCGGCAAGAGCTGGCTGCTTTGAATATAATGATCTGGAAATTGATGTTGACCTGCTGGAATTCTGCTGGAAACTTACTGATCTTACAAATGATCCTGAATTAGCTGAGCTGGCAGCAAAACTTAATGAAGAACTGATAACAGCTAATAACTTCTATAATTATCCTGCTGCTTATGCCGGGAATCTATTGATCACTTTCCCAGAAATTTCTGATAGTGAGACCTGGATGAATCTGCGTAATGACTTCTATAAGTTGAATTTTAACCAGTTAACAAACTGGGGGGAATTAATAAATAAAATCGTAGTTCCAGCCGACCGGGAATTAGTATTACACTAAATTTTCCTACTTATCCACAGACCTGTGCATAAAAATTTTAACTAATAAGTAATAAAACTGCGTAAGTAATTTCTAATTAGTAATTATAGCAGGAGATACATTCTACTTAGCTCTGTGGATAACTTGTGGATAAGTGAAATAATTCTCCCAATTATATTTTGATTGATGATGATAACTCAGGCTGAACTTGACATGGAATTTACTGATTTCATTTTGACATTGTGTGCTAAGCGGGGAGTTAGCGGTGCCCTGTACTCGCAATCCGCTCTAGCGAGGCTGAATTCCTGCACGAGAATATTGATTTCGGCAGGTGGTTTGATAAGTGGTGTTGATAATCAAGCCCGGCGCAATTGCAAACTGCGAACCAGGTCAGGTCCGGAAGGGAGCAGCCTTAAGCAGAACTTGTGATGTGCCGTCGGTCTACTTGGTTTGAGCTAACTGGCAGATTGCTTGTAGGATAGGTATCAACTGCAGGTGCACACACTTTTTTTTAAGGAGACTACAGTGGCAGGAAAATATAAGATACCTCGTGGAACTTACGATATTTTACCAAGCGAGAGTTATAAAAGACATTACCTGGAAAAGACCTTCAGAAAGGTGGCATCTGATTATGGTTATCATGAAATAGTAACACCAATATTTGAACTCTCTGCTCTATTTGAAAGAAGTGTTGGGGATAGCTCTGATATAGTCCAAAAGGAAATGTATAAATTTACAGATCGTAAAGGAAGAGAATTTGCCCTGCGTCCAGAGGGAACAGCATCCGTAGTACGTAGTTTTGTGGAAAATAATCTGGCAAACCAGGAGAATGGAACCAGGATTTATTACATGGGTCCCATGTTCCGTTATGATCGTCCCCAAAAGGGAAGATATCGTCAGTTCTATCAATACGGTGTAGAAAACTTCGGCAGTGATCATGCTTATATTGATGCAGAAGTAATTGCTTTAGGTTATACCTATCTTGAACGACTCGGATTAAAGGACTTTGTATTGGAAATCAACAGCATTGGCTCTAAAAACTGTGCTGAGAAATATGATAAAGCCCTTCAGGAATACTTCTTACCTCATAAAGAAGAATTATGTACTGATTGCCAGCAGCGTCTGGACAAAAATCCTAAACGACTGCTGGACTGCAAAGTACCATCCTGCAAAAAGTTCCATGAAGATGCCCCAAGTATGCTCGACTATCTGGATGAGGAGTGCTCTAATCACTTCCAGGAAGTGCAAAACTATCTTAGTTTGATGGAAATTCCCTTTATGATCAATCCCCGGATAGTAAGAGGACTGGATTATTATTCCAAAACAGCATTTGAATTTTTAAATAATAATCTGGGAGCTCAAAATGCTCTCTGCGGCGGAGGAAGATACGATTATCTGGTGGAAGAAATTGGTGGAAAGCCAACCACAGGGATC from Candidatus Stygibacter australis includes these protein-coding regions:
- the hisS gene encoding histidine--tRNA ligase; the encoded protein is MAGKYKIPRGTYDILPSESYKRHYLEKTFRKVASDYGYHEIVTPIFELSALFERSVGDSSDIVQKEMYKFTDRKGREFALRPEGTASVVRSFVENNLANQENGTRIYYMGPMFRYDRPQKGRYRQFYQYGVENFGSDHAYIDAEVIALGYTYLERLGLKDFVLEINSIGSKNCAEKYDKALQEYFLPHKEELCTDCQQRLDKNPKRLLDCKVPSCKKFHEDAPSMLDYLDEECSNHFQEVQNYLSLMEIPFMINPRIVRGLDYYSKTAFEFLNNNLGAQNALCGGGRYDYLVEEIGGKPTTGIGFAGGFERLQLSLEAEDCSFSYKPTPDIFFVTMGDEAEKTVIPIIQKLRSADIAAGFDIDKKSVKAQMKAADKSGAEYTVVVGEDEIANNAVTLRNMKSGDQRQIPLPEFIAQFKTLLKK
- a CDS encoding clostripain-related cysteine peptidase, which codes for MSKLNVLDFGGNHCGGLSTIRKVLGGAWIFCLSALFLSSCTVKTPPHKAVTFMVYMAADNSLSEFALTDIDEMERAHFNNSEANVIVQADQAVYAENPYCRRWEIVADSLYDDQVSSPLIDELGEIDSGDWHSLAAFYNWCVDNYPAERYVLSIWSHGNDWYSYATNPNKFCVDSQSNSFISITEGELELAFRAFDEYPDLVILDACHMQSIEVLSEISPWCNYISGSTDLIPDSGYPYDEIITAVCRALNYDYSAIPDIYVNSYKPGGSQNPTGMLNQAVCASLIETEVFNDEILNSVAEFVVYCLDHPEVFSDLMSARAGCFEYNDLEIDVDLLEFCWKLTDLTNDPELAELAAKLNEELITANNFYNYPAAYAGNLLITFPEISDSETWMNLRNDFYKLNFNQLTNWGELINKIVVPADRELVLH